From a single Novipirellula caenicola genomic region:
- a CDS encoding MoxR family ATPase translates to MSADAAANQNGISEADSKRLHEARKRIIEQLGKIIVGQETVIDEIMICLFSRGHCMLEGVPGLAKTLMISTLAQSLDLSFSRIQFTPDLMPADVTGTEIIEEDRSSGKRDFRFMEGPLFANVVLADEINRTPPKTQAALLEAMQERQVTVGRNRHMLSDPFFVLATQNPIEQEGTYPLPEAQQDRFMFKVFVEYPSFDEEFEVARRTTGKAAEKVEAVLGAEEILRLQELVRQVPVSDHVVRYALSLVRQTRVGGEGVPDFVDELVGWGAGPRAVQFLILGGKARALLEGRFHVQIEDIQYLAKPVLRHRMVVNFAAESDGVTSDDVIQRIIAATPTTEDELSRDARFQKIFAS, encoded by the coding sequence ATGTCCGCAGACGCCGCGGCAAATCAGAACGGGATCAGCGAAGCTGACTCGAAACGATTGCATGAAGCTCGCAAGCGAATCATTGAACAATTGGGCAAAATCATCGTCGGCCAGGAAACGGTCATCGACGAAATCATGATCTGCCTGTTTAGCCGAGGGCACTGCATGCTCGAGGGGGTCCCGGGGCTAGCCAAAACGCTGATGATCAGCACGCTGGCTCAATCCTTGGATTTGTCCTTTAGCCGAATCCAATTCACCCCCGACTTGATGCCCGCCGACGTGACGGGAACCGAGATCATTGAAGAGGACCGCTCGTCCGGCAAACGTGATTTTCGTTTTATGGAAGGTCCGCTGTTTGCCAACGTCGTCCTCGCTGACGAAATCAACCGGACGCCGCCCAAAACGCAAGCCGCGCTGCTCGAAGCGATGCAGGAGCGTCAAGTCACCGTGGGCCGCAATCGGCACATGTTGTCGGATCCGTTTTTTGTCTTGGCGACGCAGAACCCGATCGAACAAGAGGGAACGTATCCGCTTCCCGAGGCCCAACAAGACCGATTTATGTTCAAGGTCTTTGTAGAGTACCCGAGTTTTGACGAAGAATTCGAAGTCGCGCGTCGCACGACCGGCAAAGCGGCTGAAAAAGTCGAAGCGGTGTTGGGAGCCGAAGAGATCCTCCGGCTGCAAGAATTGGTTCGCCAGGTTCCCGTCAGCGACCATGTTGTCCGCTATGCACTCTCGTTGGTGCGTCAAACGCGGGTGGGTGGCGAAGGGGTCCCCGACTTTGTCGACGAATTGGTTGGCTGGGGGGCTGGTCCGCGGGCGGTTCAGTTCTTGATCCTCGGCGGCAAAGCACGAGCGCTTTTGGAAGGCCGTTTTCATGTGCAGATCGAAGACATCCAATACTTGGCCAAACCGGTGCTCCGTCACCGCATGGTGGTCAACTTTGCCGCCGAAAGCGACGGAGTGACCAGCGACGACGT